One window of Hymenobacter sp. BRD128 genomic DNA carries:
- a CDS encoding M1 family metallopeptidase translates to MKKSFRTASFALALASLAHAAQAQTALYQPRDIKRAYAKGTRAADGRPGPKYWQNRARYDITVQAAPPARDIRGRETITYFNNSPDTLKSLTIRLIQNIHKPGAAREGDASPDYITEGVSIDSFAVGGQTRPYNGRGAATAQVIALARPLLPHDSVRLAFGWHFPISQQSGREGMLDKTTFFLAYFYPRVAVYDDYNGWDRLPFLDSKEFYNDFNDYTLRVRVPANYLVWATGTLQNPKQVLQPAFAKKLEKSMTSDQIIHIATPADLARKNITAQQPFNTWVWKANDISDVTLALSDHYDWDAASVIVDPATKRRASVQAAFGDSTEDFHSSVKFSQNALSWFSRNWPGVPYPFPKMTVVQGFADMEYPMMVNDSPEKDLKFAQLVQDHEIAHTYFPFYMGINESRYAFMDEGWATTFELLIGRAENGPAAADEFYRKFRVTRWINDPSTAEDLPVITPSSELKAGYGNNSYGKASLSYLALKDMLGDELFKKCLHTYMDRWHGKHPIPWDYFNSMSSASGQDLTWFFQNWFFSNGYIDLALTKADKTAQGTVVTIQNVGGFAVPVDLKVSYADGSTETLHRSPDFWRANQQLASLTIPAGKAVQSVTFDHGLYLDANPGNDRLAVQ, encoded by the coding sequence ATGAAGAAATCCTTTCGCACCGCGTCCTTCGCCCTGGCCCTGGCTAGCCTCGCCCACGCTGCCCAGGCCCAAACCGCCCTCTACCAGCCCCGCGACATCAAGCGCGCCTACGCCAAGGGCACCCGCGCCGCCGACGGCCGCCCCGGCCCCAAGTACTGGCAAAACCGCGCCCGCTACGACATTACGGTGCAGGCCGCGCCGCCGGCGCGCGACATTCGGGGCCGCGAAACGATAACTTACTTCAACAACAGCCCCGACACGCTCAAGAGCCTGACTATCCGGCTTATTCAGAATATTCACAAGCCCGGCGCGGCGCGGGAAGGCGATGCCTCGCCCGATTATATCACGGAGGGCGTTTCCATCGATTCGTTTGCCGTAGGCGGGCAAACTAGGCCGTATAATGGGCGCGGCGCCGCCACCGCCCAGGTCATTGCCCTGGCCAGGCCCCTGCTGCCGCACGACTCGGTGCGGCTAGCCTTCGGCTGGCACTTCCCGATTTCGCAGCAGAGCGGGCGCGAGGGTATGCTGGATAAAACGACCTTCTTCCTGGCGTACTTCTACCCGCGCGTGGCGGTGTACGACGACTACAACGGCTGGGACCGCCTGCCCTTTTTGGATAGCAAGGAGTTTTACAACGACTTCAATGACTATACCTTGCGCGTGCGCGTGCCGGCCAACTACCTCGTGTGGGCCACGGGCACGCTGCAAAACCCCAAGCAGGTATTGCAGCCCGCTTTTGCCAAAAAGCTGGAAAAGTCGATGACCAGCGACCAGATTATTCACATCGCCACGCCCGCCGACCTGGCCAGAAAGAACATTACCGCCCAGCAGCCCTTCAACACTTGGGTCTGGAAAGCCAACGACATTTCGGACGTGACGCTGGCCCTGAGCGACCATTACGACTGGGACGCCGCGAGTGTAATCGTGGACCCCGCCACCAAGCGCCGGGCCAGCGTGCAGGCCGCCTTCGGCGACTCGACCGAGGACTTTCACTCGTCCGTCAAGTTCAGCCAGAACGCGCTGAGCTGGTTTTCGCGCAACTGGCCGGGCGTGCCCTACCCGTTTCCGAAAATGACGGTGGTGCAGGGCTTTGCCGACATGGAGTACCCGATGATGGTGAACGATAGCCCCGAAAAGGACCTGAAATTTGCCCAGCTGGTGCAGGACCACGAAATCGCCCACACGTACTTCCCGTTTTACATGGGCATCAACGAGAGCCGCTACGCCTTCATGGATGAGGGTTGGGCCACCACGTTTGAGCTGCTCATCGGGCGGGCCGAGAATGGCCCGGCGGCCGCCGATGAGTTCTACCGCAAGTTTCGCGTGACGCGCTGGATTAATGACCCTAGCACGGCCGAAGACCTGCCCGTTATCACCCCCAGCAGCGAGCTCAAGGCCGGCTACGGCAACAATTCTTACGGTAAGGCCTCGCTCAGTTACTTGGCGCTCAAGGATATGCTAGGGGATGAGCTTTTCAAGAAGTGCCTGCACACGTACATGGACCGCTGGCACGGCAAGCACCCCATTCCGTGGGATTATTTCAACTCGATGAGCAGCGCCTCGGGCCAGGACCTGACCTGGTTTTTTCAGAACTGGTTTTTCAGCAATGGCTACATCGACCTGGCGCTCACCAAGGCCGATAAAACGGCCCAGGGCACCGTGGTAACCATCCAAAACGTGGGTGGCTTCGCCGTGCCCGTCGACCTGAAAGTGAGCTACGCCGACGGCAGCACCGAAACCCTGCACCGCTCGCCCGACTTCTGGCGCGCCAACCAGCAGTTGGCCAGCCTCACCATTCCGGCCGGCAAGGCGGTGCAAAGCGTCACCTTCGACCACGGCCTCTACCTCGATGCCAACCCCGGCAACGACCGGCTCGCGGTGCAGTAA
- a CDS encoding glycosyltransferase, giving the protein MLIFLLSYCALWLLVMATATWRLAGRRGAAVPVALPTPQPRVSILVAARNEEAALPRCLASLCALDYPADLLEILIGDDASTDRTRAVAEAALASFAGPHKVLTIRNNLGRARGKANVLAHLARAAQADYLLITDADIAVPPTWVVAMLRHAAPGVGTVTGLTVVAGAGWLARLQRLDWLLSLALIQVGTEAGQPMTAMGNNMLITRAAYQATGGYEALPFSVTEDFALFEAVNARGFGFRQLFEPAVRATSLPAASWRALVQQRLRWLRGVAALPGHVQAGLVFFSGYWLAVLGLALVGHLGWALGALALKIAGHYALALAASRRAGLPRPAWWLLPLFESYSLALTTHLTLTRLLGRRGVEWKGRQYN; this is encoded by the coding sequence TTGCTGATATTTCTTCTGAGCTACTGCGCACTCTGGCTGTTGGTAATGGCCACCGCCACTTGGCGGCTGGCCGGCCGGCGCGGCGCGGCGGTGCCGGTGGCGCTGCCCACGCCCCAGCCGCGCGTGAGCATTTTGGTGGCCGCCCGCAATGAGGAGGCCGCGCTGCCCCGCTGCCTGGCTAGCCTGTGTGCGCTCGACTACCCCGCCGACTTGCTGGAAATCCTAATCGGCGACGATGCCAGCACCGACCGCACCCGCGCCGTGGCCGAAGCCGCCCTGGCTAGCTTCGCCGGGCCGCACAAAGTCCTGACCATCCGGAATAATCTGGGCCGGGCGCGCGGCAAAGCCAACGTGCTCGCTCACCTGGCGCGCGCCGCGCAGGCTGATTACCTGCTGATTACCGACGCCGACATTGCCGTGCCGCCCACCTGGGTGGTGGCCATGCTGCGGCACGCCGCCCCCGGCGTGGGCACCGTCACGGGCCTCACGGTGGTAGCAGGCGCTGGCTGGCTAGCCCGCTTGCAGCGCCTCGACTGGCTGCTGTCCCTGGCCCTTATTCAGGTCGGCACCGAAGCCGGCCAGCCCATGACCGCGATGGGTAATAACATGCTCATCACGCGCGCCGCCTACCAGGCCACCGGCGGCTACGAGGCGCTGCCTTTCTCCGTCACCGAAGATTTTGCTTTGTTCGAGGCCGTCAATGCGCGGGGTTTCGGTTTCCGGCAGTTGTTTGAGCCAGCTGTGCGCGCCACTTCGCTGCCCGCTGCCTCCTGGCGGGCCCTCGTGCAGCAGCGGCTGCGCTGGCTGCGCGGCGTGGCCGCCCTGCCTGGGCACGTGCAGGCCGGCCTGGTTTTTTTTAGCGGTTACTGGCTGGCGGTGCTGGGCCTGGCGCTGGTGGGGCACCTGGGCTGGGCGCTGGGCGCGCTCGCGCTGAAAATCGCCGGCCACTATGCCCTGGCCCTGGCCGCCAGCCGCCGCGCTGGGCTGCCGCGCCCCGCCTGGTGGCTGCTGCCGCTGTTTGAAAGCTATTCGCTAGCCCTTACCACGCATCTGACGCTGACCCGCCTGCTCGGCCGGCGCGGGGTAGAATGGAAAGGCCGCCAGTATAATTGA
- a CDS encoding TonB-dependent receptor, giving the protein MLRVFRPYRFFIFFIFCDTLSNLGWAQTLHIFSGVVRGSDGTVLPGASVAVPALGLGTATEADGKFSLSLPEGPQQVVVSFVGYTAQTLAVNLHRNQQHSFTLASSTAELSEVVVQGQQTLKQKLQSTQMGIEHLTIREAKLLPALFGEVDILKTLQLKPGVQSGGEGSSGLFVRGGSADQNLVLVDNVLVYNPNHLFGLFSVFNPDAVQSVDLYKAGFPAQFGGRLSSVVDVKLREGDREKFVTSGGIGLISSRLSFEGPIQQGKGSFIVSGRRTYFDIFTRALNRANAHKEDYSPIPDYYFYDFNAKANYTLGEKDQLFFTGYLGRDVFGFTSPNGFQASFNWGNTLGALRWQHVLSPKLTMNTTAAVTSYKYNLGNSIDQFSFNLGSTILDYNLRTDLDYVPNDRHTVKLGAMLIYHNFGVGRLQRSSQDNSVNFGADVSYTGQEGAVYVTDNIKVSDKLQAELGLRATGFQSSPNHFGGLEPRASARYSLTDNIALKGSYAFMYQYVHLVSNSGASLPTDIWYPSRLSVKPERSQQVSTGASFLLGGGKFLLTDEVYYKWASNQIDFKDGAQIFANNDLDSQFLFGRGWAYGNELYLEKKTGKTTGWIGYTLAWTKRNFPPQLGTTGINNGQDFYPNYDRRHNINIVVLHELNTRISLTASFVYTSGAPTTLPFGRFALQDIYQGGIQAVPVYPDRNSYRMIPYHRLDLGLVYKLQPSRIGGQRDLTFSIYNAYNRRNAYFIYFEQTRDKATDKVTGYRAQQVSLFPFIPSVTYNFKF; this is encoded by the coding sequence ATGCTCCGAGTTTTCCGTCCGTACAGGTTTTTTATCTTTTTTATCTTTTGCGACACGCTATCGAACCTGGGCTGGGCGCAGACGCTGCACATTTTTAGCGGCGTAGTGCGCGGCAGCGATGGCACGGTGCTGCCGGGCGCCTCGGTAGCGGTGCCGGCCTTGGGCCTGGGCACGGCCACCGAGGCCGATGGCAAGTTTAGCCTGAGCCTGCCCGAAGGGCCGCAGCAGGTAGTAGTATCGTTTGTGGGCTATACCGCGCAAACCCTTGCCGTCAATCTGCATCGTAATCAGCAACACAGCTTTACCCTAGCGTCGTCTACCGCCGAGCTGAGCGAGGTAGTGGTGCAGGGCCAGCAAACGCTGAAGCAGAAGCTGCAATCAACCCAGATGGGCATCGAGCACCTCACCATCCGCGAGGCCAAACTGTTGCCGGCACTGTTTGGGGAGGTTGATATTTTAAAAACCTTGCAGCTCAAGCCCGGCGTGCAGAGCGGCGGCGAGGGCAGCAGCGGTCTGTTTGTGCGCGGCGGCTCGGCCGACCAGAACCTGGTATTGGTGGATAACGTGCTGGTGTACAATCCTAATCACCTGTTTGGGCTGTTTTCAGTATTCAACCCCGATGCGGTGCAGAGCGTCGATTTGTATAAAGCGGGCTTTCCGGCGCAGTTTGGCGGCCGGCTCTCTTCGGTGGTTGATGTGAAGCTGCGCGAGGGCGACCGCGAAAAGTTTGTCACCAGCGGCGGCATCGGGCTCATCTCGTCGCGCCTCAGCTTCGAAGGTCCGATTCAGCAGGGCAAAGGCTCGTTTATCGTGAGTGGGCGGCGCACGTATTTCGACATCTTTACCCGCGCCCTCAACCGGGCCAATGCGCACAAAGAAGATTACTCGCCCATTCCGGATTACTATTTCTACGACTTCAACGCCAAAGCCAATTATACGCTCGGCGAGAAAGACCAGCTGTTTTTTACGGGCTACCTGGGACGCGACGTTTTTGGTTTTACCTCGCCCAACGGCTTTCAGGCCAGTTTTAACTGGGGCAATACGCTGGGCGCGCTGCGCTGGCAGCACGTGCTTTCGCCAAAGCTGACGATGAATACGACCGCTGCGGTAACCTCCTACAAATACAATTTGGGCAACAGCATCGACCAGTTTTCTTTCAACCTGGGCTCGACTATTCTGGACTACAACCTGCGCACCGATTTAGATTACGTGCCCAACGACCGGCACACCGTCAAATTGGGCGCGATGCTTATTTACCACAATTTCGGGGTGGGCCGCTTGCAGCGCAGCTCGCAGGACAACAGCGTGAATTTTGGGGCCGACGTGAGCTACACCGGCCAGGAAGGCGCCGTGTATGTAACTGATAATATCAAGGTTAGCGACAAGCTGCAAGCCGAGCTAGGGCTGCGGGCCACGGGTTTTCAGAGCAGCCCCAACCACTTTGGTGGCTTGGAGCCGCGCGCCTCGGCCCGCTACTCGCTCACCGATAATATTGCGCTCAAGGGCAGCTACGCCTTCATGTACCAGTATGTGCACTTGGTGTCGAACTCGGGTGCTTCGCTGCCTACCGACATCTGGTATCCGTCGCGGCTGTCGGTGAAGCCCGAACGCTCGCAGCAGGTGAGCACCGGGGCTAGCTTTTTGCTGGGCGGTGGCAAGTTTCTGCTTACCGACGAGGTATACTACAAGTGGGCCAGCAACCAGATTGATTTCAAGGACGGCGCCCAGATTTTTGCGAATAACGACCTCGATTCACAGTTCCTCTTCGGGCGCGGCTGGGCCTACGGCAACGAGCTGTACCTGGAAAAGAAAACCGGCAAAACTACCGGCTGGATTGGCTACACCCTAGCCTGGACCAAGCGCAATTTTCCGCCGCAGCTCGGCACCACGGGCATCAATAACGGCCAGGATTTTTACCCGAACTACGACCGGCGGCACAATATCAACATTGTGGTGCTGCACGAGCTAAATACGCGCATCTCGCTCACCGCCAGCTTTGTGTACACGAGTGGTGCGCCGACTACGCTGCCCTTCGGCCGCTTTGCCTTGCAGGATATTTACCAGGGTGGTATTCAAGCTGTGCCGGTGTATCCCGACCGCAATTCGTACCGCATGATTCCTTATCACCGCCTCGACCTGGGCCTGGTGTATAAGCTGCAGCCCTCGCGCATCGGAGGGCAGCGCGACCTCACTTTTAGCATCTATAATGCTTACAACCGGCGCAATGCCTATTTTATTTATTTCGAGCAAACCCGCGATAAGGCGACGGATAAGGTAACCGGCTACCGGGCGCAGCAGGTGTCATTGTTTCCATTTATTCCCTCGGTAACATACAATTTTAAGTTTTAA
- a CDS encoding purine-nucleoside phosphorylase: MYKPLQQSIQEAVAYIQAQSQDFQPATGIILGTGLGALAKEVEVEYEISYADIPNFPVSTVESHAGRLLLGTLAGQRVAVLQGRFHYYEGYTLPQVVLPVRVLKMLGIKQLFVSNAAGGLNPEFALADLMLIEDHINLLPTNPLIGPNLDELGPRFPDMFAPYDAGLLARARAAAEALGQGHTTRRGVYVAVPGPMLETPAEYRYLRLIGADAVGMSTVPEVIAARHLGLPVLAVSVITDLCYPGQLKPVIISEILAAAALAEPRLTALMKAVLAG, translated from the coding sequence TTGTACAAACCGTTGCAGCAATCTATTCAAGAAGCCGTCGCCTACATTCAGGCTCAAAGCCAAGATTTTCAGCCGGCTACCGGCATTATCTTGGGCACCGGGCTAGGAGCCCTAGCCAAGGAAGTCGAAGTCGAATACGAAATCAGCTACGCCGATATTCCCAATTTTCCAGTTTCGACCGTCGAGAGCCATGCCGGCCGCCTGCTGCTAGGCACCCTGGCCGGGCAAAGGGTAGCAGTGCTGCAAGGCCGCTTTCATTACTACGAAGGCTACACGTTGCCGCAGGTGGTATTGCCCGTGCGGGTGCTCAAGATGCTTGGTATCAAGCAGTTGTTTGTGAGCAATGCGGCCGGCGGGCTGAACCCTGAGTTTGCCCTTGCGGACCTAATGCTGATTGAAGACCACATCAACCTGCTGCCCACCAACCCCCTCATCGGCCCCAACCTTGACGAGCTGGGCCCGCGCTTCCCCGATATGTTCGCGCCTTACGATGCTGGCCTGCTAGCCCGCGCCCGCGCAGCGGCCGAGGCGCTGGGGCAGGGCCATACTACCCGGCGTGGGGTCTACGTGGCCGTACCCGGTCCCATGCTCGAAACTCCGGCCGAGTACCGCTACCTGCGCCTCATCGGGGCCGATGCTGTGGGCATGAGCACCGTGCCCGAAGTAATTGCGGCGCGCCACCTGGGGCTGCCCGTGCTGGCCGTGTCGGTAATCACCGATTTGTGTTACCCAGGCCAGCTTAAACCTGTTATTATCAGTGAAATACTAGCAGCGGCGGCCTTGGCCGAGCCGCGCCTCACTGCCCTGATGAAGGCAGTATTAGCGGGCTAG
- a CDS encoding asparaginase: MLPDLPLLTLPTAAATDPDAPRLLILYTGGTVGMAVNRNRELVPMHFGKLDRKMPELRQLPYRLELLTLPQLIDSSNVTPADWLRLAQLIGQHYADFDGFVVLHGTDTMAYSAAALSFLLEHLGKPVVFTGAQVPVGRPRSDATRNLLTALEIAAARHPLAHAARLPEVGVFFNDILIRGTRAKKVESQQFAAFKSENYPPLARAGISLTFSDNDIRLLPAGRLRVHTRLEEKVAVLRLFPGITEAVVEAVLGVPGLRGCVLETYGSGNAPTAPWFLASLGRAQQRGVVILNVSQCEEGRVVQGHYETSARLSSLGVIGGDDITTEAAITKLMFVLGLGLPEAATRQLLSQDLRGEITP; encoded by the coding sequence ATGCTCCCCGACCTGCCTCTACTGACTCTGCCCACTGCCGCCGCCACCGACCCGGACGCGCCGCGCTTGCTCATTCTGTACACCGGTGGCACGGTAGGCATGGCGGTGAACCGCAACCGGGAGCTGGTGCCCATGCACTTTGGTAAGCTCGACCGCAAAATGCCCGAGCTGCGCCAGCTGCCCTACCGGCTGGAGTTGCTCACGCTGCCGCAGCTCATCGATAGCAGCAATGTGACGCCCGCCGACTGGCTGCGGCTAGCCCAGCTCATCGGCCAGCACTACGCCGATTTCGATGGCTTTGTGGTGCTGCACGGCACCGATACGATGGCCTATTCGGCGGCGGCCCTCAGCTTTTTGCTCGAACACCTGGGCAAGCCGGTGGTCTTTACCGGAGCGCAGGTGCCGGTGGGCCGCCCGCGCTCCGACGCCACGCGCAACCTGCTCACGGCCCTGGAGATAGCCGCCGCCCGCCACCCCCTAGCCCACGCCGCGCGCCTGCCCGAGGTGGGCGTATTCTTCAACGACATCCTCATCCGGGGCACGCGGGCCAAAAAAGTTGAGAGCCAGCAATTTGCGGCTTTCAAAAGCGAGAACTACCCGCCGCTAGCCCGCGCGGGTATTAGCCTGACTTTCAGTGATAATGATATTCGCTTGCTGCCTGCGGGCCGACTCAGGGTGCACACCCGGCTCGAAGAAAAAGTGGCGGTGCTGCGGCTGTTTCCGGGCATTACCGAGGCCGTGGTAGAGGCCGTGCTAGGGGTGCCCGGCCTGCGGGGCTGCGTGCTCGAAACCTATGGCTCGGGCAACGCGCCCACGGCGCCGTGGTTTCTGGCTAGCCTGGGGCGGGCGCAGCAGCGCGGCGTAGTTATCCTCAACGTGAGCCAGTGCGAAGAAGGCCGCGTGGTGCAGGGCCACTACGAAACCAGCGCCCGCCTCAGCAGCCTGGGCGTGATTGGCGGCGACGATATTACCACCGAGGCCGCCATTACCAAGCTCATGTTTGTGCTGGGCCTGGGCCTGCCCGAAGCCGCCACGCGCCAGCTGCTGAGCCAGGATTTGCGCGGTGAAATCACTCCGTAG
- the trxA gene encoding thioredoxin, producing MPRKSFSELINSPGMPVLVDFYADWCGPCKTMAPILQQVAAQHEGKLRVIKIDVDKNQAVAQQFRVQSIPTLILFHKGQPVWRQAGVVPASQLAQAVGAYV from the coding sequence ATGCCTCGCAAGTCCTTTTCCGAACTTATCAACAGCCCCGGCATGCCGGTATTAGTTGACTTTTACGCCGACTGGTGCGGCCCCTGCAAGACAATGGCGCCCATCTTGCAGCAGGTGGCGGCCCAGCACGAGGGCAAGTTGCGCGTCATCAAGATAGACGTAGATAAAAATCAGGCGGTGGCCCAGCAGTTTCGGGTGCAGAGCATTCCCACGCTCATTCTGTTTCATAAAGGCCAGCCGGTGTGGCGGCAGGCGGGCGTGGTGCCGGCTAGCCAGCTCGCGCAGGCCGTGGGCGCTTACGTCTGA
- a CDS encoding polysaccharide deacetylase family protein, protein MLLPHPLTRPLAWLRPVFPGSEWRGVPASPAGRPRLYLTFDDGPIPEETPWVLAQLAAYQAPATFFCVGDNLARHPDIARAALAAGHRLGNHTQHHRSAWNTPRADYLAGVAECERNLEWIRKSEDLVPGSYAASTFHSQFPTPTFPLFRPPYGRLTWPVLRQLRVQYRVIMWSLLTRDYDPGLAPERALGLTLAATRPGDIVVLHDSRKASRSLRFLLPRLLAHYSELGYEFAAL, encoded by the coding sequence TTGTTGCTGCCCCATCCGCTTACTCGTCCGCTCGCCTGGCTGCGCCCCGTGTTTCCGGGTAGCGAGTGGCGCGGGGTGCCGGCTAGCCCCGCCGGCCGGCCGCGCCTCTACCTGACCTTTGACGACGGCCCCATTCCGGAAGAAACGCCCTGGGTGCTGGCGCAGCTGGCTGCTTACCAGGCGCCCGCTACGTTTTTTTGCGTGGGCGACAACCTGGCCCGCCACCCCGACATTGCCCGCGCCGCGCTGGCCGCCGGCCACCGCCTCGGCAACCACACCCAGCACCACCGTAGCGCCTGGAATACTCCGCGCGCTGACTACCTGGCCGGCGTGGCCGAGTGCGAACGAAACTTAGAATGGATAAGAAAGAGTGAGGACTTAGTACCCGGCAGTTACGCAGCCTCAACTTTTCATTCTCAATTTCCCACTCCAACTTTCCCGCTCTTCCGCCCGCCCTACGGCCGGCTCACCTGGCCGGTATTGCGGCAGCTGCGCGTGCAGTATCGCGTCATTATGTGGTCGTTGCTCACCCGCGACTACGACCCCGGCCTGGCGCCCGAGCGCGCCCTGGGCCTGACGCTGGCTGCCACCCGGCCCGGCGACATTGTGGTGCTGCACGACTCGCGCAAAGCTAGTCGCTCGCTGCGCTTTTTGCTGCCGCGCCTGCTGGCGCACTACAGCGAGCTGGGCTACGAGTTTGCCGCGTTGTAG
- a CDS encoding DUF4249 domain-containing protein has translation MASAVYWSGKNLLRTALLGLLASCGKLQNDANVVLPAYTNQLVAECYLENGIIPRLTITESVPYLDNGQAVAAGSQLLTLPNGQIIQLPTDVTVSLKLPSGQNMPLRFSPGIDVITGKYYTHIGTVPIVAKAGQQFGLDAQDRRGRHVTGTAIVPALIPIDSIKYKFNNLTGSNKKAYFQTSWTDPGATIDFYRLMLHKGKPANNSETDNDIRDKYFNGKAYSQVTTYRFLPNDTVTATLYHVDTLYFDFRQSVRNARSANGNPFAQPSAIHSTVQGGIGVFSVLVSDQRTVILK, from the coding sequence ATGGCTTCAGCAGTTTATTGGTCGGGAAAGAACTTATTGAGAACAGCACTGCTTGGGCTGCTAGCCAGCTGTGGCAAGCTGCAAAACGACGCCAACGTAGTGCTGCCAGCTTATACCAATCAACTGGTGGCTGAATGCTACCTGGAAAATGGCATAATCCCCCGACTAACCATTACTGAATCAGTTCCTTACCTTGACAATGGACAGGCAGTAGCGGCGGGTTCCCAGCTACTGACGCTACCCAACGGCCAGATTATCCAGCTGCCGACCGACGTCACCGTATCGCTGAAGCTGCCTAGCGGGCAGAACATGCCGCTACGTTTTAGCCCCGGCATCGACGTAATTACGGGTAAGTACTATACGCACATTGGCACGGTGCCCATTGTGGCAAAGGCTGGCCAGCAGTTTGGCCTCGACGCGCAGGATAGACGCGGACGGCACGTTACGGGCACGGCCATCGTGCCCGCACTGATTCCGATTGATTCGATAAAGTACAAATTTAATAACCTGACCGGCAGCAATAAGAAGGCGTATTTTCAGACTTCCTGGACCGACCCCGGCGCTACCATCGACTTCTACCGCCTGATGCTGCACAAGGGCAAGCCGGCCAACAATTCGGAAACCGACAACGATATCCGCGATAAGTATTTCAACGGGAAGGCCTATTCGCAGGTCACCACGTATCGCTTTCTGCCCAACGATACCGTCACGGCAACCTTGTACCACGTTGATACCTTGTATTTTGACTTCCGGCAGTCGGTGCGCAACGCCCGTAGCGCCAACGGCAACCCGTTTGCGCAGCCCTCAGCCATTCACAGCACGGTGCAAGGCGGCATCGGAGTATTCTCAGTGCTGGTGAGCGACCAGCGCACGGTTATTTTAAAATAA
- a CDS encoding TatD family hydrolase — protein sequence MKLIETHAHLYSEQFRPDQAEALHRAVAAGVETILLPNVDRSTIDAMLELEAAAPATCHAMMGLHPCSVGPNFEPELQLVADWLGRRPFVAVGECGIDLYWDKTYLPQQQEALRRQLALAKQYDLPIVLHTRSAFEEAFALVAEAQDGTLRGVFHCFSDGLAEAERIIALGGFKLGIGGVATFKNGGLDKVLPHLDVAHLVLETDCPYLAPVPYRGKRNEPAYLPLVLHRVASLLGQTPEAVAEATTRNARELFRLAN from the coding sequence ATGAAATTGATAGAAACCCACGCCCACCTCTATTCCGAGCAGTTCCGGCCCGACCAGGCCGAGGCGCTGCACCGGGCCGTGGCGGCCGGCGTCGAAACTATTTTGCTGCCCAACGTCGACCGCTCAACCATCGACGCCATGCTGGAGCTGGAGGCCGCGGCCCCCGCCACCTGCCACGCTATGATGGGCCTGCACCCGTGCTCGGTCGGTCCCAATTTCGAGCCGGAGTTGCAGCTTGTGGCCGACTGGCTGGGCCGGCGCCCGTTTGTGGCGGTGGGCGAGTGCGGCATCGACCTCTACTGGGATAAAACCTACCTGCCGCAGCAGCAGGAAGCCTTGCGCAGGCAGCTAGCCCTCGCCAAGCAGTACGACCTGCCCATCGTGCTGCACACCCGCAGCGCCTTTGAAGAAGCCTTTGCCCTGGTGGCCGAAGCCCAGGACGGCACCTTGCGCGGCGTGTTTCACTGCTTCTCTGACGGGCTGGCCGAGGCCGAGCGCATCATTGCCCTGGGCGGTTTCAAATTGGGCATCGGCGGCGTGGCCACGTTTAAGAATGGCGGCCTCGATAAGGTGCTGCCGCACCTCGACGTGGCGCACCTCGTGCTCGAAACCGACTGCCCTTACCTGGCTCCCGTGCCCTACCGTGGCAAGCGCAACGAGCCCGCCTACCTGCCGCTGGTGCTGCACCGCGTAGCTTCACTGCTGGGCCAAACGCCCGAAGCCGTGGCCGAAGCCACCACGCGCAACGCCCGGGAGCTATTCCGGCTAGCCAATTAA
- a CDS encoding GNAT family N-acetyltransferase, translating into MTSKQLGVIIQPIKPAQTYALRHTVLWPDKPLAYVQLPEDAAGQHFGAFVEGELVAVISLFVAPDGEARFRKFATDPAWQGRGVGTALLRRVIEVARQQGARALWCDARQNTLPFYQRFGLAPEGEVFYKGTIPYLRLSMALL; encoded by the coding sequence ATGACCAGCAAGCAACTAGGAGTTATTATTCAGCCCATCAAGCCGGCCCAGACGTATGCCCTGCGCCACACCGTGCTCTGGCCCGACAAGCCGCTGGCCTACGTGCAGCTGCCCGAAGATGCCGCCGGGCAGCACTTCGGCGCGTTCGTGGAGGGCGAGTTGGTGGCGGTAATTTCGCTGTTCGTAGCGCCCGATGGCGAGGCGCGCTTCCGCAAGTTTGCCACCGACCCGGCCTGGCAGGGGAGGGGCGTGGGCACGGCCCTGCTGCGGCGTGTTATCGAGGTGGCGCGGCAGCAGGGGGCTCGCGCGCTGTGGTGCGATGCCCGGCAAAACACGCTGCCCTTCTACCAGCGCTTCGGACTGGCGCCCGAAGGCGAAGTTTTTTACAAGGGTACGATACCCTACCTGCGGCTGAGCATGGCCTTGCTTTAG